A part of Limihaloglobus sulfuriphilus genomic DNA contains:
- the nuoF gene encoding NADH-quinone oxidoreductase subunit NuoF has translation MSDTKKLQTVEEFKALKDKLKKQTAREDSLDKVLICTGGGCIASGALKIRDALKEELQAQGLADKVAVIETGCMGPCAGGPVMVIAKDKTFYVHVQQEDIPVIVEQHIKDGRPVERLCWKDDKTGVPVPVQMDIDFFKKQTKIVLRNCGLIQPTSIEDYIARDGFAAITKVLSDMSQDQVLEEMKIANIRGRGGAGFPTWMKWNFTRKSPGDQKYILCNADEGDPGAFMDRSILEGDPFSLIEGMTIGAYTIGASQGYVYVRAEYPLAIERLEAAIKSAYEMGMLGKDILGTGFSFDLDIRMGSGAFVCGEETALIASIEGKRGEPRVRPPFPAVKGLWGKPTTLNNVETYANVAAILFNGGEWFASYGTDKSKGTKVFALAGAITNAGLVEVPVGTTLGDLIYDIGGGIPNGKAFKAAQIGGPSGGCIPKQHLNVPLDYESLNELGAIMGSGGLVVMDDDTCMVDVARFFLEFVQEESCGKCVPCRVGTKRMLEILEKICAGKGEMSDIDKLEQLGEHIQQSSLCGLGQTAPNPVLSTLRHFRHEYEMHIKQKICEAGVCAGLVLAPCRSACPANVNIPGFVSLTAEKRYAEAIALHRNRNPFTAVCARVCFHSCETKCRRASMDEPVSIKGIKRFMSDQEITAQLPEIRENAENAKRKIAVVGAGPAGLSCAYFLARLGYRPTVFEAEPRPGGMLVQTIPEYRLPREVLAREVRIIEGIGVDVLTNQKLGRDFTLEDLKSQGYDAVFLGIGEPQGLIPNLKGSDTEGVCEAIDFLREYNLRGSAKVEKNIIVIGGGNSAIDAARTAVRLGAQVTVVYRRTEAEMPAYDEEIEEAKQEGVVIETLTSPTEILSRNGKVCGLKCSKMVLGQYDSSGRKRPVESGEEVVYNTDQIIFAVGQTMDAKSIFGNLEEPAESNQYEYKVILGKGDEAQELIMYGKNRIKTDKINGQTSVPWIFSGGDVVTGPASIVEAVGAGEKAATGIDEYLTGEKHAFWRKEVAVDTAFDPDAEPVPYARKKMALLPVERRRSSFAEVEQCWIEGEAIRQAQRCLRCDYGKYCTTE, from the coding sequence ATGAGTGATACCAAAAAATTACAAACAGTAGAAGAGTTTAAAGCTCTTAAAGATAAGTTAAAAAAACAAACCGCCCGCGAGGATAGCCTGGACAAGGTGCTAATCTGCACCGGCGGCGGCTGTATAGCATCGGGCGCTTTGAAAATCAGAGACGCATTAAAAGAAGAGCTCCAGGCTCAGGGACTTGCCGATAAGGTGGCAGTAATAGAAACCGGCTGCATGGGCCCATGTGCCGGCGGCCCGGTTATGGTTATAGCCAAAGACAAAACCTTTTACGTCCATGTTCAGCAGGAAGACATTCCCGTTATTGTTGAGCAGCATATAAAGGATGGCAGGCCCGTAGAGCGTCTTTGCTGGAAAGACGACAAAACCGGAGTTCCCGTACCGGTTCAAATGGATATAGACTTCTTTAAGAAACAGACAAAGATTGTTCTGAGAAACTGCGGCCTTATCCAGCCAACCAGCATAGAAGACTATATCGCCCGTGACGGATTTGCCGCGATAACCAAAGTTCTATCTGATATGAGCCAGGACCAGGTGCTCGAAGAAATGAAGATAGCCAACATTCGCGGCCGCGGCGGCGCGGGCTTCCCGACCTGGATGAAATGGAACTTCACAAGAAAAAGCCCCGGAGATCAGAAATATATCCTCTGCAACGCCGACGAAGGCGATCCGGGTGCGTTCATGGACAGAAGTATCCTCGAAGGAGACCCCTTCAGCCTTATAGAAGGCATGACCATCGGTGCCTACACAATCGGAGCATCACAGGGATACGTATATGTGCGTGCGGAATACCCGCTGGCGATTGAAAGGCTTGAGGCAGCCATCAAATCCGCTTACGAGATGGGAATGCTCGGCAAAGACATCCTCGGCACAGGCTTCAGTTTCGACCTTGACATTCGTATGGGCTCGGGCGCTTTTGTCTGCGGCGAAGAAACCGCACTTATCGCGTCAATCGAGGGCAAACGAGGCGAACCACGCGTCAGGCCGCCCTTCCCCGCTGTCAAAGGTCTATGGGGAAAACCAACCACACTCAACAACGTAGAAACCTATGCAAACGTCGCGGCGATACTCTTTAACGGCGGCGAATGGTTTGCTTCATACGGTACCGACAAGAGCAAAGGCACCAAGGTCTTCGCACTTGCCGGAGCCATCACAAACGCAGGCCTGGTCGAAGTGCCGGTAGGCACGACACTGGGCGACCTGATATACGATATCGGCGGCGGCATACCAAACGGCAAGGCATTCAAAGCCGCTCAGATTGGCGGCCCCTCCGGAGGCTGTATCCCAAAACAGCATCTAAATGTCCCCCTCGACTATGAATCACTCAACGAGCTTGGTGCCATTATGGGCTCGGGCGGATTAGTGGTCATGGACGACGATACATGTATGGTTGACGTGGCGCGATTCTTCCTGGAATTTGTGCAGGAAGAATCATGCGGAAAATGCGTGCCGTGCCGCGTAGGTACAAAGAGAATGCTCGAAATACTCGAAAAGATTTGTGCCGGCAAGGGAGAGATGTCAGATATCGACAAACTTGAACAGCTCGGCGAGCATATTCAGCAAAGCTCTCTTTGCGGACTTGGACAGACCGCTCCAAACCCCGTACTCTCAACATTGAGGCATTTCAGGCATGAATACGAGATGCATATCAAGCAGAAGATATGCGAAGCGGGAGTTTGTGCAGGTCTTGTTCTGGCACCCTGCCGCAGCGCATGTCCGGCGAATGTAAATATACCCGGATTTGTCTCTCTGACGGCGGAAAAACGCTACGCAGAAGCAATCGCACTGCACAGAAACAGAAATCCGTTTACCGCTGTCTGCGCTCGTGTCTGTTTCCACTCATGCGAGACAAAATGCAGACGTGCTTCTATGGACGAGCCTGTATCGATCAAAGGCATAAAGAGATTTATGTCTGACCAGGAAATTACAGCGCAGCTTCCTGAAATCAGGGAAAATGCCGAAAACGCAAAACGAAAAATCGCAGTTGTAGGCGCCGGGCCGGCAGGCCTTTCATGTGCCTACTTCCTGGCAAGGCTCGGTTACAGGCCCACTGTATTCGAAGCAGAGCCAAGACCCGGCGGAATGCTCGTACAGACTATTCCCGAATACAGACTTCCCCGCGAAGTTCTCGCCCGTGAAGTGCGTATAATAGAAGGCATTGGCGTTGATGTGCTGACAAACCAGAAACTTGGACGGGACTTCACACTCGAAGATCTAAAGTCACAAGGCTACGATGCCGTATTTCTGGGCATTGGAGAGCCGCAGGGACTTATACCAAACCTCAAAGGCTCAGACACTGAAGGTGTATGCGAGGCGATAGATTTTCTGCGGGAATACAACCTTAGAGGCTCTGCCAAAGTCGAAAAGAACATCATTGTTATCGGCGGAGGCAACTCAGCTATCGATGCCGCCAGAACCGCGGTAAGGCTTGGAGCCCAGGTTACTGTTGTTTACAGAAGAACAGAGGCTGAAATGCCCGCCTACGATGAGGAAATCGAAGAGGCAAAACAGGAAGGTGTTGTCATTGAAACACTGACTTCTCCTACTGAAATTCTCTCTCGAAACGGCAAGGTATGCGGCCTCAAGTGCAGCAAAATGGTACTTGGCCAGTACGACAGCAGCGGACGCAAACGTCCCGTTGAAAGCGGCGAGGAGGTCGTTTACAACACAGACCAGATAATCTTTGCCGTCGGCCAGACCATGGATGCCAAATCTATATTCGGAAACCTCGAAGAACCCGCAGAATCTAATCAATACGAATATAAGGTTATTCTCGGCAAAGGAGACGAGGCCCAGGAGCTTATCATGTACGGCAAAAACCGTATCAAGACCGATAAGATAAACGGCCAGACCAGCGTCCCCTGGATATTCAGCGGCGGAGATGTAGTTACCGGGCCTGCCTCCATTGTCGAGGCTGTCGGGGCCGGCGAAAAAGCCGCCACAGGAATCGACGAATACCTCACCGGCGAAAAGCACGCCTTCTGGCGAAAAGAAGTCGCTGTTGATACAGCTTTTGACCCGGACGCAGAACCCGTGCCCTACGCACGTAAAAAGATGGCTCTGCTGCCGGTTGAACGCCGCAGATCAAGTTTCGCCGAAGTCGAACAGTGCTGGATCGAGGGCGAGGCGATACGCCAGGCCCAGAGATGTCTTCGCTGTGACTACGGAAAATACTGTACAACAGAATAA
- a CDS encoding sugar phosphate isomerase/epimerase family protein, translated as MARPVTLFTGQWADMPLAELAPKAAQWGYDGLELACWGDHLDVEKASRSKRYCQQQKKILEDNGLRLFAISNHLTGQLVCDLNNDSRSDAFAPADCAGNAEKKRKWAVKTMKQTAKAAANMEVGVVNGFTGSSIWHMLYSFPPVTDEMIDEGFKYFAKMWNPIFDAFDKQGIKFALEVHPTEIAFDIYTAKRALKAVGNRKTFGFNFDPSHLHWQMVDPVMFLREFPDRIYHVHMKDAALQLDGKSGILASHLNFGDQNRGWDFRSLGRGGVDFEEIIRALNHMGYAGPLSVEWEDCGMEREQGAAEACEFVKMADFAPSSVLFDSAFGD; from the coding sequence ATGGCAAGACCAGTTACATTATTCACAGGACAGTGGGCGGATATGCCGCTGGCTGAACTTGCTCCAAAAGCAGCCCAGTGGGGCTATGACGGTCTCGAGCTGGCATGTTGGGGTGATCATCTTGATGTTGAAAAGGCCTCAAGAAGTAAGAGATACTGCCAGCAGCAAAAAAAGATCCTCGAGGATAACGGCCTGAGGCTCTTTGCTATAAGCAATCATCTAACAGGTCAGCTTGTATGCGACTTAAATAATGACTCACGTTCAGATGCCTTTGCGCCCGCGGACTGTGCCGGCAATGCAGAAAAGAAACGCAAATGGGCGGTAAAAACGATGAAACAGACCGCCAAGGCAGCCGCGAATATGGAAGTCGGGGTTGTAAATGGTTTCACCGGCTCATCGATCTGGCATATGCTCTACAGCTTCCCGCCGGTAACAGATGAGATGATAGATGAGGGCTTTAAATATTTCGCAAAGATGTGGAACCCGATCTTTGACGCTTTCGATAAACAGGGCATAAAATTCGCGTTAGAAGTTCACCCCACTGAAATCGCCTTCGATATCTACACAGCTAAACGAGCTCTCAAAGCTGTCGGAAACCGCAAGACTTTCGGTTTCAACTTTGACCCCAGCCACCTGCACTGGCAGATGGTAGATCCGGTTATGTTCCTTCGTGAATTCCCCGACAGGATATACCACGTACACATGAAAGATGCTGCTCTTCAGCTTGACGGCAAAAGCGGCATACTGGCGTCGCACCTCAACTTCGGCGATCAGAACCGCGGCTGGGACTTCCGGTCTCTGGGTCGCGGCGGCGTTGACTTTGAGGAAATAATCCGTGCTCTCAATCACATGGGTTATGCCGGCCCGCTTTCAGTAGAATGGGAAGACTGCGGCATGGAACGTGAGCAGGGCGCAGCAGAGGCCTGCGAGTTTGTCAAAATGGCGGACTTTGCCCCCTCGTCAGTGTTGTTTGATTCAGCCTTTGGTGACTGA
- a CDS encoding DegT/DnrJ/EryC1/StrS family aminotransferase produces the protein MQVPLSSPDITQREIDAVVNVMKSGQLALGPEMRGFEQAIAEYSEKKHAISVNSGTSGLYLCMKALGIGPGDEVITTPFTFIATINCIIQAGAKPVMVDIDPVNYNIDPAKIEEKITPATKAIEPVIVFGNPAGIDEVCDIAKKHNLAVIEDSCEALGTVYKGKKAGTFGDAGLYAFYPNKQITTGEGGIIVTDDDKLAELCISMRNQGRGAGGGWLAHERVGYNYRMADINACIGRVQMTRLGEFKEKRKKAAQYYQQILADEKRINVPQEPEGADMSWFVFVIRLADNYGQEHKNALIQMLNERGCGASNYFPPVHLQPFMIADYGYKKGDFPVTEFVSQRTLAIPFFNNLSREQMDYVKKTLSECLDEIDAGLLGSGKAPFPPAQ, from the coding sequence ATGCAGGTACCATTATCCAGCCCTGATATAACACAACGTGAGATTGATGCAGTAGTTAACGTCATGAAAAGCGGCCAGCTGGCGCTTGGACCCGAGATGAGAGGCTTTGAACAGGCCATCGCGGAATACTCGGAAAAAAAACATGCCATATCCGTAAACAGCGGAACGAGCGGCCTTTATCTCTGCATGAAAGCTCTCGGCATTGGTCCCGGGGACGAAGTTATAACAACCCCGTTTACATTTATAGCAACGATAAACTGCATTATTCAGGCCGGCGCAAAACCCGTTATGGTTGACATAGACCCCGTCAACTACAACATTGACCCGGCAAAGATTGAAGAAAAAATAACACCGGCGACAAAAGCGATTGAACCGGTAATTGTATTCGGCAACCCTGCCGGCATAGACGAAGTATGTGATATTGCCAAAAAGCACAATCTCGCCGTTATCGAAGACAGCTGCGAGGCACTCGGCACGGTATATAAGGGTAAAAAAGCCGGAACATTCGGCGACGCAGGACTTTACGCCTTTTACCCTAACAAACAGATTACCACCGGCGAAGGCGGCATAATAGTTACAGACGATGACAAGCTCGCAGAGCTGTGCATTTCAATGCGCAACCAGGGGCGAGGCGCCGGCGGCGGCTGGCTTGCCCATGAACGTGTCGGATACAACTACCGTATGGCGGATATAAACGCCTGTATAGGCCGCGTACAAATGACAAGGCTCGGGGAATTCAAGGAAAAACGCAAAAAAGCCGCACAGTATTATCAGCAGATACTCGCCGACGAAAAACGCATTAACGTTCCACAGGAGCCCGAAGGTGCGGATATGAGCTGGTTTGTATTTGTTATAAGGCTTGCCGACAACTACGGGCAAGAGCACAAAAACGCCTTAATTCAAATGCTAAACGAGAGAGGCTGCGGCGCAAGCAATTATTTCCCGCCGGTACATCTCCAGCCGTTTATGATTGCCGATTACGGATATAAAAAAGGGGATTTCCCTGTAACAGAATTCGTCTCCCAGCGAACTCTGGCGATTCCGTTTTTCAACAACCTCAGCAGGGAACAGATGGATTATGTCAAAAAAACGCTCAGCGAATGTCTCGACGAAATTGATGCGGGCCTGCTGGGCAGCGGCAAAGCTCCATTCCCGCCCGCACAGTAA
- a CDS encoding complex I 24 kDa subunit family protein yields the protein MNETNCNCACTCEQEISEEQLYPQLDEIIEKNKDQEGCLIPILQKTQLLFGYLPEGALKKISTSLKISYSEVAGVVGFYSFFSTVPRGKYLIRVCLGTACYVRGGKEILEALKDELGIDVGETTEDRLFSLDIGRCFGACGLAPVIMINDEVYQRVKATKLHTILDQYKSE from the coding sequence ATGAATGAAACAAATTGCAATTGCGCATGCACTTGTGAACAGGAAATCTCGGAAGAGCAACTTTATCCGCAACTCGACGAGATTATCGAAAAAAACAAAGATCAGGAAGGCTGCCTGATACCAATTCTCCAAAAAACTCAGCTGCTTTTTGGATACCTCCCGGAAGGTGCCCTCAAAAAGATCAGCACATCTCTCAAAATCTCCTACAGTGAGGTTGCCGGAGTTGTCGGTTTTTACTCTTTCTTCTCGACAGTGCCCAGAGGCAAATACCTGATAAGGGTATGCCTTGGGACGGCATGTTACGTCAGAGGCGGAAAAGAAATACTTGAGGCGCTCAAAGATGAGCTCGGTATCGATGTCGGCGAGACTACAGAAGACAGATTGTTTTCTCTCGATATCGGCAGGTGTTTCGGAGCGTGCGGCCTGGCACCGGTAATAATGATAAACGATGAAGTTTACCAGAGAGTAAAGGCCACAAAGCTGCACACAATCCTCGATCAATATAAATCAGAATAA
- a CDS encoding Gfo/Idh/MocA family protein produces the protein MAKRKLRMGMVGGGPGAFIGEVHRKAARMDGSIELVAGAFDIDPKKSKQMGRELYLDSTRVYNNYNEMIEKELALPEDERIDFVSITTPNNWHFPIARDFLKAGFHVMCEKPMTLNVKEAKELREIVRKTRKVFGLMHNYTGYPMVKCARDMIKSGELGKIRKIVVEYPQGWLATPVEKTGNQQAGWRTDPKQSGGGGCLGDIGTHAENLAEYITGLKITDVCAELTSFVKGRKLDDDVNCIVKFSKGAKGLLHASQISVGQENSLGIWVYGEEKAIEWHQEDPNTLIVKSLNGPEQVWRRGNDYVGKTSPAAARATRVPAGHPEAFIEAFANVYCNFAQTVLARIERKKADPLITDFPNVTDGLRGMQFIETVLASAKSAQKWTKFKK, from the coding sequence ATGGCGAAAAGAAAACTTAGAATGGGTATGGTCGGCGGCGGCCCCGGCGCCTTTATTGGAGAGGTTCACCGCAAGGCGGCCCGTATGGACGGATCGATTGAATTAGTCGCGGGAGCTTTCGACATTGACCCAAAAAAATCAAAACAGATGGGCAGAGAGCTTTATCTCGATTCAACAAGGGTTTACAACAATTACAACGAGATGATAGAAAAAGAGCTCGCCTTGCCCGAAGATGAACGCATCGACTTTGTCTCAATTACCACACCCAACAACTGGCACTTCCCGATCGCAAGAGATTTCCTTAAGGCCGGCTTTCATGTTATGTGCGAAAAGCCCATGACGCTGAATGTAAAAGAGGCAAAAGAACTTCGCGAAATTGTCAGAAAGACACGCAAAGTATTCGGCCTCATGCACAACTACACAGGATACCCGATGGTAAAATGCGCCAGGGATATGATCAAATCCGGCGAACTGGGAAAAATCCGCAAGATAGTCGTAGAGTATCCCCAGGGCTGGCTTGCCACTCCTGTTGAGAAAACCGGAAACCAGCAGGCCGGCTGGCGCACCGATCCAAAACAGAGCGGCGGGGGAGGCTGTCTCGGCGATATCGGCACACATGCCGAAAATCTCGCCGAATACATCACAGGGTTAAAAATAACTGACGTATGCGCCGAGCTGACATCGTTTGTCAAGGGACGCAAACTTGATGACGATGTAAACTGTATCGTTAAATTCAGCAAAGGCGCCAAAGGACTGCTCCACGCCAGCCAGATATCTGTCGGCCAGGAAAACAGCCTTGGCATATGGGTTTACGGCGAGGAAAAAGCGATTGAATGGCATCAGGAAGACCCCAATACGCTTATAGTAAAGAGCCTCAACGGCCCCGAACAAGTCTGGCGAAGAGGAAATGACTACGTCGGCAAGACAAGCCCCGCGGCGGCACGGGCAACACGCGTGCCCGCAGGACACCCCGAAGCGTTCATAGAGGCTTTTGCGAATGTTTACTGCAACTTCGCCCAGACAGTTCTGGCAAGAATCGAACGCAAAAAGGCCGATCCGCTTATTACGGATTTCCCCAATGTTACAGACGGCCTTCGCGGGATGCAGTTTATCGAAACTGTGCTGGCAAGTGCTAAGAGCGCCCAGAAATGGACAAAGTTCAAAAAGTAA
- a CDS encoding NADH-dependent [FeFe] hydrogenase, group A6, with translation MITLYINNQEVQVPEGSTILDAAKACNVNIPTLCHLENTPPKGLCRVCVVEVEGARAMAAACATPAAEGMKVKTNTRKIRDTRRTVVELLLSEHDGDCKVCDRNDDCELQELARELGITSIGFEGEKAPSKIDKSTPALIRDDGKCIKCRRCVVACNETQGVGAVFPQGRGFTSTISPAFDCNLDEITCVQCGQCAAVCPVGAITEHNYIENVWNAIDDPSKYVIVQTAPAIRAALGECFGYEPGTVVTGKMVAALKSLGFDGVFDTNFAADLTIMEEGTELLTRLKNALVDKKDVALPQFTSCCPGWIKFAEHFYPDMLDNLSTCKSPQQMFGALAKTYYAQKIGKKPSEVVVVSIMPCTAKKYECYRDEMYDSGAKDVDYVLTTRELSTMVKQAGIDFKLLKEQKMDTPFPESSGAADIFANTGGVMEAAIRTAYEIVTGHEVPAQQLHIKPIMGLGGIKEASLKIEGTLPEWSFLEGVELNVMVIHSLGNVRKVLEEMDISKYHFIEVMTCPGGCISGGGQPRFTDDSVRQKRIAAIYAEDEGKELRKSHENPFIKQIYDEFFEAPLSEKSHHLLHTQYTKRNSVS, from the coding sequence ATGATAACACTATATATAAACAACCAGGAAGTGCAGGTTCCAGAGGGTTCAACTATTCTCGACGCGGCCAAGGCTTGCAATGTTAATATTCCAACATTGTGCCACCTTGAGAATACGCCGCCAAAAGGACTCTGCCGTGTTTGCGTTGTAGAGGTCGAGGGAGCCAGAGCGATGGCAGCGGCCTGTGCAACGCCGGCCGCCGAAGGCATGAAGGTTAAGACCAATACACGCAAAATTAGAGATACCCGAAGGACAGTCGTCGAGCTTCTGCTCTCGGAGCATGACGGAGATTGCAAAGTCTGTGACAGAAACGATGACTGCGAACTCCAGGAGCTTGCCCGTGAACTTGGTATAACAAGTATCGGCTTCGAGGGCGAAAAAGCCCCCAGCAAGATAGACAAATCAACACCCGCCCTCATTAGAGATGACGGAAAATGTATTAAATGCCGCAGATGTGTTGTTGCATGCAATGAAACTCAGGGTGTCGGCGCAGTGTTCCCCCAGGGACGCGGTTTCACAAGCACTATCAGCCCCGCATTTGACTGCAATCTCGACGAGATTACCTGTGTCCAGTGCGGCCAGTGCGCCGCGGTTTGTCCGGTAGGTGCTATTACAGAACATAATTATATTGAGAACGTCTGGAATGCGATCGACGATCCGAGTAAATATGTGATTGTCCAGACCGCACCGGCTATCCGGGCTGCCCTAGGCGAATGTTTCGGATACGAGCCCGGAACCGTTGTTACCGGCAAAATGGTGGCGGCTCTCAAAAGCCTGGGCTTTGACGGAGTATTCGACACTAACTTCGCGGCAGATCTTACCATCATGGAAGAAGGCACTGAACTGCTCACAAGGCTCAAAAACGCACTTGTGGACAAGAAAGATGTTGCCCTGCCCCAGTTTACAAGCTGCTGCCCGGGCTGGATAAAATTCGCCGAGCACTTCTACCCTGACATGCTCGACAATCTCTCCACATGCAAGTCGCCCCAGCAGATGTTTGGAGCTCTCGCCAAGACATACTACGCCCAGAAAATAGGCAAAAAGCCTTCAGAGGTCGTAGTCGTATCTATAATGCCCTGCACGGCTAAGAAATATGAGTGCTACCGCGACGAAATGTATGACAGCGGAGCCAAAGATGTTGATTACGTGCTCACCACCAGAGAACTCTCAACTATGGTCAAACAGGCCGGCATAGACTTCAAACTCCTAAAAGAGCAGAAGATGGACACTCCATTCCCAGAGTCTTCAGGTGCCGCGGATATCTTCGCAAACACCGGCGGAGTTATGGAGGCTGCGATACGTACCGCCTATGAAATAGTTACCGGTCACGAAGTGCCCGCCCAACAGCTGCACATAAAGCCGATCATGGGACTTGGGGGCATCAAAGAAGCATCGCTCAAGATTGAAGGCACACTGCCAGAATGGTCGTTCCTGGAAGGTGTCGAGCTCAATGTTATGGTGATCCACAGCCTTGGAAATGTACGCAAGGTACTTGAAGAAATGGATATTTCCAAATACCACTTCATAGAGGTCATGACCTGCCCGGGCGGATGCATCAGCGGCGGCGGACAGCCAAGATTTACTGATGACTCTGTTCGTCAGAAAAGAATCGCGGCTATATACGCAGAGGACGAGGGCAAAGAGCTTAGAAAATCGCACGAGAACCCATTTATAAAACAGATATATGATGAGTTCTTCGAAGCACCCCTGAGCGAAAAGTCGCATCACCTTCTGCACACGCAATATACAAAGCGAAACTCTGTAAGCTGA
- the glmS gene encoding glutamine--fructose-6-phosphate transaminase (isomerizing) translates to MCGIVAYIGKKKARPILIEGLKRLEYRGYDSAGVALIEKNAISIVKSKGRIAVLEDLIKEKTDTATVGIGHTRWATHGEPNTVNAHPHSDFTGKISLVHNGIIENYSTLKQWLIKEGVAFKSQTDTEVLANLIGYFYAKPSENDSNHSFEKAVQRALDMVVGTYGLAIICDDCPDTIIAAKKGSPLILGVGQNEYIIASDASAIVEHTQQAVYLSDNEMAVVNNSGFYTKTIDDINITKEVKDIEFSLDAIELNGYEHYMLKEIFEQPTALSTCLGGRIDTVNNKIVLGGIANLTRELTRAKKFIITSCGTAWHAGLIGEYLIEQIARIPVEVEYASELRYRNPIIEDGTFVIAISQSGETADTLAAIEMCKERGAVVMGAVNVVGSTIARTTDCGVYLRVGPEIGVASTKAFTAQVAVLTMLAIELGRRKHVGPAQTAAYLKELQAVPGKIASVLNMAEHIKQIAIEYSAENNWLFMGRGLNYPVALEGALKLKEISYIHAEGLPAAEMKHGPIALISKGTPAVFVATRGSQYEKIIGNIEEVRARGGKTIVVATQGDDEIKRCADHVIYVPDTIEEMQPMVNIVPLQILAYYAAVHRGYDVDKPRNLAKSVTVE, encoded by the coding sequence ATGTGCGGAATAGTAGCTTATATTGGTAAAAAAAAGGCACGCCCAATCCTGATAGAAGGCCTCAAGAGACTTGAGTACCGCGGGTATGATTCTGCCGGCGTTGCCCTGATAGAAAAAAACGCTATATCAATCGTCAAATCCAAAGGTCGCATAGCTGTACTCGAAGACCTTATTAAGGAAAAAACCGACACCGCCACCGTGGGCATCGGACATACAAGATGGGCAACACACGGCGAGCCCAACACTGTCAACGCCCACCCACACAGCGATTTTACCGGCAAAATCAGCCTTGTCCACAACGGAATAATCGAAAACTACAGCACATTAAAACAATGGCTTATAAAAGAGGGAGTAGCCTTCAAAAGCCAGACAGACACAGAAGTCCTGGCAAACCTCATAGGCTATTTCTACGCAAAACCCTCAGAAAACGACAGCAACCATTCGTTTGAGAAGGCCGTACAGAGAGCACTTGACATGGTCGTGGGCACTTACGGGCTGGCGATTATATGTGATGACTGCCCGGATACAATTATAGCCGCGAAAAAAGGCTCACCGCTGATTCTCGGCGTCGGCCAGAACGAATACATTATCGCCTCTGACGCGTCAGCAATCGTTGAGCATACGCAGCAGGCGGTGTACCTCTCCGACAATGAGATGGCGGTTGTAAATAACAGCGGATTCTACACTAAGACAATAGACGACATCAACATAACAAAAGAAGTCAAGGACATAGAATTCTCGCTCGATGCCATTGAGCTAAACGGCTACGAGCACTACATGCTCAAAGAAATCTTTGAACAGCCCACAGCCCTGAGCACATGCCTGGGCGGGCGAATTGACACAGTCAACAACAAAATTGTACTGGGCGGAATTGCAAACCTAACCCGTGAGCTGACACGCGCCAAGAAGTTTATCATTACAAGCTGCGGCACTGCCTGGCACGCCGGGCTCATAGGAGAATACCTCATTGAGCAGATTGCCCGCATCCCCGTCGAGGTCGAATACGCCAGCGAGCTGCGTTACAGAAACCCCATAATTGAAGACGGAACTTTTGTCATCGCCATCAGTCAGTCCGGTGAAACCGCCGACACACTCGCTGCGATCGAAATGTGCAAAGAAAGAGGAGCGGTTGTCATGGGAGCGGTCAACGTTGTAGGCTCTACCATCGCAAGAACAACTGACTGCGGGGTTTACCTCCGTGTAGGCCCGGAGATCGGCGTCGCCAGCACCAAGGCCTTCACCGCACAGGTAGCCGTTTTGACTATGCTGGCTATTGAGCTTGGACGCAGAAAGCACGTTGGCCCCGCACAAACCGCCGCCTACCTCAAAGAACTTCAGGCTGTCCCGGGCAAGATTGCCTCCGTACTTAACATGGCTGAGCATATAAAACAGATAGCAATAGAGTATTCTGCAGAGAACAACTGGCTGTTTATGGGACGCGGGCTCAACTACCCCGTAGCACTCGAGGGTGCGCTTAAGCTCAAAGAGATAAGCTACATACATGCTGAGGGCCTCCCCGCAGCGGAGATGAAACACGGCCCAATAGCCCTGATCAGCAAGGGCACACCGGCGGTATTTGTCGCAACACGCGGCTCGCAGTACGAGAAAATTATCGGAAACATCGAAGAAGTCAGGGCACGCGGCGGAAAAACTATTGTCGTTGCCACACAGGGAGACGATGAGATAAAACGCTGCGCCGACCACGTCATTTATGTCCCCGATACCATAGAGGAGATGCAGCCGATGGTAAACATAGTCCCGCTGCAGATACTCGCCTACTACGCGGCGGTTCACCGCGGGTATGATGTTGATAAACCCAGAAACCTGGCAAAAAGCGTAACAGTTGAATAA